One Streptosporangium sp. NBC_01495 DNA window includes the following coding sequences:
- the rsmI gene encoding 16S rRNA (cytidine(1402)-2'-O)-methyltransferase, whose protein sequence is MREDGAVTDNGRLVLAGAPIGQVGDASPRLRLALESADVVAAEDTRRLRRLAGELGAEIGGRVVSYYDANEAGRAAELLQALKDGKTVLVITDAGMPGVSDPGYRLTHLAVEAGITVTSLPGPSAVTTALAVSGLPSDRFCFEGFPPRKSGERSRRLSALAEEERTMVFFEAPHRLHVALAAMAEAFGADRGAAVCRELTKTYEEVRRGGLGELAEWAAGGVRGEITVVVAGYAGQALPPVIGDLVEEVARREETGVPRKQAIVDVAKAAGIPKRDLYDAVHRG, encoded by the coding sequence ATGCGGGAGGATGGAGCGGTGACGGACAACGGCAGGCTTGTGCTGGCAGGGGCTCCGATCGGGCAGGTGGGCGACGCCTCGCCCCGGCTGCGGCTGGCGCTGGAGAGTGCCGACGTGGTCGCGGCGGAGGACACCCGGAGGCTGCGCCGCCTGGCGGGTGAGCTGGGCGCGGAGATCGGCGGCCGGGTCGTCTCCTACTACGACGCCAACGAGGCCGGGCGGGCCGCGGAGCTCCTCCAGGCCCTCAAGGACGGCAAGACCGTGCTGGTGATCACCGACGCGGGCATGCCCGGCGTCTCCGACCCCGGTTACCGCCTCACCCACCTGGCGGTCGAGGCGGGGATCACGGTCACCTCGCTGCCGGGACCGTCCGCGGTGACCACGGCGCTGGCCGTCTCGGGGCTGCCCAGCGACCGGTTCTGCTTCGAGGGCTTCCCGCCGCGCAAGTCCGGTGAGCGCTCCCGCAGGCTCTCGGCGCTCGCGGAGGAGGAGCGCACGATGGTCTTCTTCGAGGCGCCGCACCGGCTGCACGTCGCGCTGGCGGCGATGGCGGAGGCGTTCGGCGCCGACCGGGGGGCGGCGGTCTGCCGGGAGCTCACCAAGACGTACGAGGAGGTGCGGCGGGGCGGTCTCGGGGAGCTGGCCGAGTGGGCCGCCGGGGGTGTCAGGGGGGAGATCACGGTCGTCGTCGCGGGGTACGCCGGGCAGGCCCTGCCGCCGGTGATCGGGGACCTGGTCGAGGAGGTGGCACGCCGGGAGGAGACGGGGGTGCCGAGAAAGCAGGCGATCGTGGATGTGGCGAAGGCGGCGGGAATTCCCAAACGCGATCTTTATGACGCTGTCCATCGCGGCTGA